CGGTGCAGGAGGCGCTCGGCGAGGCCCTGGAAGGGCGCACGGCCGTCGTCATCGCCCACCGGCTGTCGACGGTGCGGTCGGCCGACCAGATCCTCGTCATCGAGGCCGGTCGCGTGGTCGAGCGGGGGACCCATCCGGAGCTGCTCTCGGCCGATGGCCGGTATGCGCAGCTCTACCGCACCCAGTTCGACCAGCCCGCCGCCGACCGCTCGGCCGCCGATGCCCCGGCGGACCCAGGGCCCGCCGACGCTGAGCTGGCCGATGCTGGGCTGGCTGATTCTGGGCTGGCTGATTCTGGGCTGGCTGATTCTGGGCTGGCTGATTCTGGGTCGGCTGAGGCCGAGCTGGCGGATGGCGGGCTGGCCGATGCCGAGCTGGCTGATGCTGGGCTGGCCGATGCCGGGCCGGCTGATGCTGCGCCGGCTGATGGCGGGCCGGCCGACGCTGGGCCGGTGGCGGACGACCGCCGCGCGGGTGCCGCGCCTGGCGCGGCTCAGACCGATGCCGGCGAGGAGGTGGTGCCGCGCTGACCAGCCGATCCAGCCGGGGCGCCGGCCACCCACGACACGAACGCCTCGACGCCGTCGATCACGGCCTCGTGCCGCACGGAGCGGAACAGGTCGAAGGAGTGGTGCGCGCCCGGCAGTTCGGCGTACACGACCGGGCTGGGCGACGCTGCCCGTAGGTGCGCGACGAACTCGCGGGCGGCGGTCACCGAGACCAGCGTGTCGCGGTCGCCGTGCGCCACGAACACCGGCGGCGCCGCGTCGGCCGCATACCCCACCGGCGACGACACGGGCAGGTCCTGCGGGCCCATGCCGTAGTAGTGGCCGTAGTAGCCGTACAGGCAGATCGCCGCCAGCGGGCGGTGCGCCGGAGACGGCGCCGTCACGTCGGTCGCGGCAGGCTGGACCGGCCCCGCCGGTGCGGGTCGGCCGGCGGTCGCGGCCGGCTGGTCGGGTGCCGTCGACGGGGCCGTCGCAGCGGTGGCGGCAGGCTGGTCGGGCGCCAGCAACGGCGCCGTCACAACGGGCTGTTCGGGCGCCGGCGACAGCGCGGTCACGGCGGCCAGGTGGGCGCCGGCGGAGCTGCCGGCGAGGATCACGCGGTCCGGGTCGCCGCCGTACTCGGCGATGTGGGCGCGGACCCAGGCCAGCACGCGCTGGAGGTCGGCGAGGTGGCCGGCGAAGTCGGTGTGCGGGCGGAGGCGGTAGTTCGCGCTGACGCACACGTGGCCGCGGGCGGCCAGCCGGTACAGCAGCAGCCGGCCCTCGCGGTTCTTGTGGCCGCTGAAGTAGCCGCCGCCGTGCAGGTAGACGATGACGGGCGCGGGCTCGCCGGTCCGCGGGGCGCGGGACCGGTAGACGTCGAGGCGGTGCCGCCGGCCGGCGTCGCCGTAGGCGAGGTTCCTGGTGCGCCGCACGTCGCGGCGATGCACCCACAGCGGCCTGAACAGGATCGACGCCCACGGCGTCCGCCGCCCGACCCGCTCGGCGGCGGCGTCGCCGAGGCCAGCGGCGACGGCCGAGCGGACGATCCGCGGCGCACCGAGCGATCGCCGCGCGACGACGACCAGGCCGGGCGCCGTCAGCGCCGCGACGCCGACGACCGCCCACGCGCCCGCCGACTCGACGTCGCCCTGCCCGAACACCAGCGCCGTCGATCCGGCGAGCAGGGTCAGGGCCAGGAACGGCAGCTCGTTGACCACGAGTCCGAGCACGAAGCTCACCACCCCGACGACCGGGTAACGGCGCGGCGCCGGTGCGAGCGCGGCCAGCGTGCCGAGGGCGAGGAGGACGGTCGAGAACAGGTATCCGTAGGGCATGCCGCCACGCTAGGAACCGCGCGGCGGCCGCACCCATGACGGAAGTCACCACCCGGCCGTGAACCTCGCCGGCAGCCGAGCAGATCCCGGCCGGTCGGCCAGCGCGACGCCGGTCGGCCAGCGCGACGCCGGCCGGGCCAGCGCGACGCCGGCCGGGCCGGCCGGGCTGGGGGAGGCCGGCCGGGCTGGGGGAGGCCGGCTGTATCGGGGGAGGCCGGCCGGGTGGGTCAGCCGCGGAGCTCGCGGGCGAGGTCGGCGACGCGGGCGGACCAGGAGGGGTCGTCGGCCGCGGGGCCGGTGACGGTGAGGACGAGGCGGGCGCCGTGGCCGGTGCCGTCGCCCAGTTCCCAGCGCACCTGGGCACCGCCCCGCGCGGTGTAGGCGAGCGCCTTGGGCTCGTCGCGCTCGACGACGCCGGCGGACGGGGCGTCGGCGAGGCGCTCGATGACCGGCCAGGCGACCCCGGCCGGGGCGGTGAGCTGCCGCTCGAACCGCACCCGCGACTCACCGTCGACGGTCGAGGAGACGCCGGCGCCGAGGCCGAACCGGTCGACGAACGCGTCGTGCTGTGCGGCGGACGGCGACGCGGCGGTGACGGGCTCGCCGGCCAGGACCTGGCCGAGGCCGACGAAGCACTGGCTCCACCCGGACGCGAAGCTGGCCGCGCCGTAGCGGTCGTCGAAGACGTGGGTGAACTCCAGCAGGCAGCCGTCGCCGTCGTCGCGCAGGGCGAACCGCAGCAGCTCGTCGCCCCAGGTGAAGGCCAGCAGCCGGCCCGGCGACACCTCCGTCACCCGGCCGTCGACCGCCGGCCCGCTGCCGTCGCCCCAGTCGAAGCTGACGTCGGCGCCGGCTTCGAGGGCGAACTCGACGCGGGCGGGGAACCACTGGCTCAGGTGGCCGGGCTCGGTGAGCGCGCGCCACACCTGCGCCCGCGGATGGCGGAACCGGCGCTCCATGCGCAGCACGCTGCGGTCGCCGTCGGTGTGCAGGGACTCGGTCACGATGACTCCTCGTAGATGTTCCAGGTCAGCGGCGCGCCGCCAGACGTCCCAGTCGATGGGACGGGCGTCGAGGGCGGCCGCCAGCAGCTCCAGCCCGGCGTGCCAGCCGGTCGCGATGGCCGCGCCGGAGCAGGCGGCCGTCGCCGTGGGGGACGAGCTCCCGGTCACTCGTCGTCCATGGTGTCGAGGTGGCGCTCGAGGGCGTCGAAGCGATCGGCCCACATCCAGCGGTACGGCGTGAGCCACGCGTCGATCTCGGCGAGCGGCTCGGGCCGCAACTCGTACCACCGCCGCTGCGCCTCGGGGCGGACGGTGACCAGCCCGGCCTCGCGCAGCACCCGCAAGTGCTTCGACGTGCCGGGCTGGGACAGGCCGACGGCGGCGGTCAGCTCGCCGGCCAGCCGGGGGCGCTCGCGGAGGAGGTCCAGGATGCGCCGCCGGGCGGGGTCGGCGAGGACGCCGAACGGTTCAGTCGCCATGCCATCGACGTTAGCCGTTCAGCTATATAACCGCAAGAGTATATAAACGTCAGCGCAACTGCCCCCGGATCGCGCCGGGCTGGAACGACGCGTTGTGCACGTTGACGTAGAAGGCGCCGGGGTCGGCCAGCAGCGCGGCCAGTTCACTCTCGGTGAGCGTCGAGGTCGTGTTCTGGCCGTCGGGGACCGCGGTGATGCAGCCATGGCTGACGGGGTCGGGTGTCGCGAGGCCGATGACGATCGGGCCGGGGTCGGTCGGCGGGGCGATGTGGATGTGCGCCGCCGTCGCCGGCTCGATGCGGACCGCGACAAGCGTGTAGCAGAGCGTGTCGCCCCGGACGACGGCGGCGAACGCGCCGCGACCGTCGGCGTCGCCGGGTCCGGGCCGCTCCGCGGCGCCGGTCAGCACGGGGTGCAGGGTGGTGACGTCGCCGCCGCCGGACGATGCGGGTACGGCGCCCGCGACGAGTGCGGCTCCGGCTGCGGTGACCAGGGCCGCGGAACGGAGGAGCCAGGTGCGCATGATGCTCTCCTTCGAGACCGGGTGTGACGGAGGTCGCCTGAATGGACCCCCCGTGGTTGTACGACGCCGGCTGCCGGAGGGATTCCGCCCGGCGCGAACATCTCGGCGGGCATCATCCGTTCGGTCAGTCCGCGCCACACCGAACGGACGAAATTTGCGTTCCAAAGCCGTCACAGCGGGTTCGACCTGGGGAAACGCGGCGTGGCGGGGCTCGTTCGCGTTGCGGCCAAGGGATAGTCGGTAGATCATCGACGAAGCAGGGTTTTCCTCCACCGGCCGGCATCGGCCGGGGAGTCTTGGGGCGAATTCAGAGACCGACCGATCGCTGTCAGGGACGGGCAGCGAGGAGCAGGAGGATCACGATGTTGCGCCGGGACACGGAGTACGTGTTGACCTGGAACGCACAGAACCACAGCTGGCTGGTGCGGCCGATCGAACGTGACGGGAACCAGATCATGCAGATCGGCGGCGGCACCCAGATGGGCGATCCCGCCTGGGCCATGTCCGGCTGGGACGACTAGAACCGCGACGCCCGCGGCCCTCCGTCGTCCGGCGCGCTCTTTCGCCCGCCAACGAGCCCGGCAGTACGCGACGCGGTGCCGGCTGCCCTCCGCCATGAGCGTGGGGCAGCCGGCACCGTGGCATGTGCGGCCCGGGGGACGGGCTACTCGTCGTCGGGCAGCTCGGACTCGCCCGAGCCCTCCGGCAGCTCCGTCGTACCCGACCCCTCCGGCAGCGTGACCCCGCCGACGCCGGTGTCGTCGTCCAGCTCGTCGGGGGAGACCCGCAGGTCGGGGTCGGTGACGAAGGCGAAGCCCTGGTCCAGCGACACGTCCATCTCGGCCAGCGGCGTCAGGCTGTTGTTGCCGAAGAGATCGCGCACCGCGATGCCGACGAGGGAACCGTCGGCCCGCTCGTAGACGATGCTGTACAGCAGATGCATATTCGGGTTCGCGGCGCCGACCAGCGCGGTCTCGTCGGTGCCGGGGATCGGCTGCTCGGTGCACCGGTCGGTGTCGATCTCGCAGCCGATGTTGACGGCGAAGTCCTGGCGCGCGTAGTCGTACTCCTCGGCGTAGCCCGGCCCGGTGACCGCCACCTGCACCAGACCCATGCCGTCGTCGCCATCGACCAGCCACTCGAGCTTGGTGCCGACGTTCGTCCCGCCGCCGTTGATACCGCTGGTCTCGGCCGGCAGGTGCTCGTGCGCCGGGTCGAGGTGCTCGACGGCGGTGTCGAGCAGCAGCTGCCGGGTGGCCGGGAACCCGAGGCCGTCGGCGGAGGGGGTGTCCGCCGGGGTGTCAGCAGCGGTCGGGGTGCTGGTGGGCGCCTCCGTCGGCGTCGCGGTGGTGCCGCCCGACGGGTCGGCGGGCGCGTCGGACGGCGCGTCGCCGGCGCCACGGCCGGCCACCGGAACCTCCTCGGCTCCGGACGGCCCGCCGCCGGGCAGCGCGAACGCCACCCCGGCCGCGACCGCGACCACGCCGACGACCCCGCCGGTCAGGGTGACAGCGCGGCGCCGGCGCAGGTGCCGCCGTCCCCGCGCGAGGTCGTCCGTCGCGGTGGAGGCCATCGGCGGCTCGCCGGCGAACCCCATGCGCCGGAACCGCTCGTGCAGCTGGTCGTCCTCGTTCATCTCGATCGCCTCTCGGTCGTCGTCACGTCGTCGGTCGACAGGGAGGCGCGCAGGCCGGCCATCGCCCGTGCGGTCTGGCTCTTCACCGTGCCCGTGGTGCAGCCGAGGTCGTCGGCGGTCTCCTCCACGCTCAGCCCGCACCAGTAGCGCAGCACCACGGTGGCGCGTTGCCGCTGTGGCAGGGCCTTGAGCGCACCGACGAGCGCGTCGCTGTCCTCCAGCGAGAGCGGCTCGGGCGCGGCGACGTCGATGCCGTCGAGCCCGATGCGCTCGCGGCGCCAGGGCCGCCGCTTCTCGTCCAGGTGCGCCCGCACGATGATGCGGCGGACGTAGGCGTCCTCGGCGCCGTCGGTGTGGATGCGGGGCCAGGCCGCGTACAGCTTGAGCAACGCGGTCTGCACCAGATCCTCGGCGGCGTGCCAGTCTCCGCACACGAGGTAGGCGACGCGGCGCAGGTACCCACGCCGCGCATCGACGTAGGCCACGAACTCGTCAGCTCGCGCATGCCGTCTGCTCACTCCACCAACTCCTCGTGCGCTCATCCTGTCTCACCCACTAGACGGAGCGCACGGATGCCGGGTTGTCGCGGACCCGAAGAAAGATCCGGGGGCTAGCCCCACCCCGGCCCGGTACCTGGCACCAGTGAGATGCGGGCCCGGCGCGACCAGCATGGTGGACGACCTGTTGATCACTGCTCGGAGGGCCGCCCGGTGTCTCACACCAGCTCCCGCTACTCCCGTCCACCCGTGACCGTCCGCGTCGCCCGCTGGAGCGCGACCCACCCCGGCCGCGCCATCGGCGGCTGGTTCGCCTTCGTCCTGCTGTGCCTGGCCGCCATGAGCGTCGCCGGCATCCAGCAGGCCAACCAGCTCGACCTCGGCATCGGCGAGTCCGGCCGGGCCGAGCGCATGCTCGACGAGGGCGGGCTGGAGGCGCCGATCACCGAGAACGTCCTGATCACGCCGGCCGGGCCGGACGCCGACGCGGCCGCCGCCGAGGTCGCGGAGCAGCTGGCCGCGCTGCCCGAGGTCGAGTCCGTCGGCGACCCGGTCACCGCACCCGGCGGCGACGCCGTCACCGTCCCCGTCGCGATGACCGCCGACGAGGACCAGGCCGAGGACGACGTGCAGGCGCTGCGCGACGTCACCGCCGGCGTGCAGGAGCAGTACCCGGACCTGCTGGTCGAGCAGGCCGGCGAGGCGTCGGTGATGAAGGACTTCTTCGGCCTGCTCGAGGAGGACCTCGGCACCATCGCCATGCTGAGCCTGCCGGTGACGCTGCTCGTGCTGCTGGTCGCGTTCGGCGCGATCCTGGCCGCCGGGGTGCCGGTGCTGCTGGCGATCTCGTCGGTCGGGTCGGCGATCGGGCTGTACGCGCTGGCGTCGTACGCGGTGCCCGACGGCGGCACCGTCACGCACCTGGTGCTGCTCATCGGCATGGCGGTCGGCGTCGACTACTCGCTGTTCTACCTGCGCCGCGAGCGGGAGGAGCGGGCCCGCGGACGGGACACGCTGCAGGCCGTGGAGATCGCGGCCGCCACGTCCGGCCACTCCGTCGTGGTGTCCGGGCTGGCCGTCGCGGTCTCGATGGCCGGGCTCTACCTCGCCGCCGACGTCAACTTCGCCTCCATGGCCACCGGCGCCATCCTCGTCGTCGCGATCGCCGTCATCGGCTCGCTGACGGTGCTGCCGGCGCTGCTCGCCAAGCTCGGCCACCGCATCGACCGCCCGCGCGTCCCGGTGCTGTGGCGGCTGACGAACCAGCAGCGGCCGCCGCGGCTGTGGCCGGCGATCCTCCGTCCGGCGCTGCGCCGTCCCGCCGTCACGCTGGTCGTCGCCGTCCTGGCGCTGCTCGCGCTGGCCGCGCCCGCCCTCGACCTCAAGCTGGCCAACCCGGACGAGGCCGCGTTCCCGCGCAGCCTGCCGGTCATGCAGAGCTACGACCGGCTGGTCGAGGCGTTCCCGAGCACCGGCGCCGCGCACGTCGTCGTGGTCGAGGCCCCGTCCGACGAGGCCGGCGACGTCCGCGCCGCGCTGGAGGACCTGGCCGGGCGCACCGCCA
This Jiangella alba DNA region includes the following protein-coding sequences:
- a CDS encoding alpha/beta hydrolase, which codes for MPYGYLFSTVLLALGTLAALAPAPRRYPVVGVVSFVLGLVVNELPFLALTLLAGSTALVFGQGDVESAGAWAVVGVAALTAPGLVVVARRSLGAPRIVRSAVAAGLGDAAAERVGRRTPWASILFRPLWVHRRDVRRTRNLAYGDAGRRHRLDVYRSRAPRTGEPAPVIVYLHGGGYFSGHKNREGRLLLYRLAARGHVCVSANYRLRPHTDFAGHLADLQRVLAWVRAHIAEYGGDPDRVILAGSSAGAHLAAVTALSPAPEQPVVTAPLLAPDQPAATAATAPSTAPDQPAATAGRPAPAGPVQPAATDVTAPSPAHRPLAAICLYGYYGHYYGMGPQDLPVSSPVGYAADAAPPVFVAHGDRDTLVSVTAAREFVAHLRAASPSPVVYAELPGAHHSFDLFRSVRHEAVIDGVEAFVSWVAGAPAGSAGQRGTTSSPASV
- a CDS encoding ArsR/SmtB family transcription factor, with the protein product MATEPFGVLADPARRRILDLLRERPRLAGELTAAVGLSQPGTSKHLRVLREAGLVTVRPEAQRRWYELRPEPLAEIDAWLTPYRWMWADRFDALERHLDTMDDE
- a CDS encoding MMPL family transporter; protein product: MTVRVARWSATHPGRAIGGWFAFVLLCLAAMSVAGIQQANQLDLGIGESGRAERMLDEGGLEAPITENVLITPAGPDADAAAAEVAEQLAALPEVESVGDPVTAPGGDAVTVPVAMTADEDQAEDDVQALRDVTAGVQEQYPDLLVEQAGEASVMKDFFGLLEEDLGTIAMLSLPVTLLVLLVAFGAILAAGVPVLLAISSVGSAIGLYALASYAVPDGGTVTHLVLLIGMAVGVDYSLFYLRREREERARGRDTLQAVEIAAATSGHSVVVSGLAVAVSMAGLYLAADVNFASMATGAILVVAIAVIGSLTVLPALLAKLGHRIDRPRVPVLWRLTNQQRPPRLWPAILRPALRRPAVTLVVAVLALLALAAPALDLKLANPDEAAFPRSLPVMQSYDRLVEAFPSTGAAHVVVVEAPSDEAGDVRAALEDLAGRTATDDNFAHDQEPVVAQSEDGRFSTLRVGVPFGPDSDEAARSLDVLRDDLIPATVGAVSGAETAVTGEVADGVDYNDNLAAKLPWIIGFVLVLAFVMMTVTFRSVVVGLTTVFVNLLSTVAAFGVLALVFQHSWAEGLLNFTSTGTVVVWIPLFLFVILFGLSMDYHVFVVSRIREAADRGLPIRAAVREGITTSAGTVTSAALVMVAVFGLFAAMRVLEMKQMGVGLAVAVLIDAVVIRAVVLPSVMALLGNANWWAPRWLRRSRPAVGAETERELTPVG
- a CDS encoding SRPBCC family protein: MTGSSSPTATAACSGAAIATGWHAGLELLAAALDARPIDWDVWRRAADLEHLRGVIVTESLHTDGDRSVLRMERRFRHPRAQVWRALTEPGHLSQWFPARVEFALEAGADVSFDWGDGSGPAVDGRVTEVSPGRLLAFTWGDELLRFALRDDGDGCLLEFTHVFDDRYGAASFASGWSQCFVGLGQVLAGEPVTAASPSAAQHDAFVDRFGLGAGVSSTVDGESRVRFERQLTAPAGVAWPVIERLADAPSAGVVERDEPKALAYTARGGAQVRWELGDGTGHGARLVLTVTGPAADDPSWSARVADLARELRG
- a CDS encoding SigE family RNA polymerase sigma factor encodes the protein MSRRHARADEFVAYVDARRGYLRRVAYLVCGDWHAAEDLVQTALLKLYAAWPRIHTDGAEDAYVRRIIVRAHLDEKRRPWRRERIGLDGIDVAAPEPLSLEDSDALVGALKALPQRQRATVVLRYWCGLSVEETADDLGCTTGTVKSQTARAMAGLRASLSTDDVTTTERRSR
- a CDS encoding CHRD domain-containing protein; the protein is MRTWLLRSAALVTAAGAALVAGAVPASSGGGDVTTLHPVLTGAAERPGPGDADGRGAFAAVVRGDTLCYTLVAVRIEPATAAHIHIAPPTDPGPIVIGLATPDPVSHGCITAVPDGQNTTSTLTESELAALLADPGAFYVNVHNASFQPGAIRGQLR